The following proteins are encoded in a genomic region of Phalacrocorax carbo chromosome 2, bPhaCar2.1, whole genome shotgun sequence:
- the SSR1 gene encoding translocon-associated protein subunit alpha isoform X2 produces MRCLSQLLVLVLLVFPAALLLGGARGGPGSGLLVAAQDATEDEEAVEDTVVEDEDDEAEVEEDEPTDLTEEKEEEDLSGEPKASPSADTTILFVKGEDFPANNIVKFLVGFTNKGTEDFIVESLDASFRYPQDYQFYIQNFTALPLNTVVPPQRQATFEYSFIPAEPMGGRPFGLVINLNYRDVNGNVFQDAVFNQTVTIIEKEDGLDGETIFMYMFLAGLGLLVIVGLHQLLESRKRKRPVQKVEMGTSNQNDVDMSWIPQETLNQINKASPRRLPYKRAQKRSVGSDE; encoded by the exons ATGAGGTGTCTATCGCAGCTGCTGGTGCTCGTACTGCTCGTCTTCCCCGCCGCTCTGCTCCTCGGGGGTGCCCGCGGTGGCCCAG gttCAGGTTTGCTAGTTGCAGCTCAAGATGCTACAGAAGATGAGGAAGCTGTGGAAGATACTGTAGTtgaagatgaagatgatgaagctGAAGTCGAAGAAGATGAGCCAACAGACTTG acagaagaaaaagaggaagaagactTGTCAGGAGAACCTAAAGCTTCACCTAGTGCTGATACAACCATCTTATTTGTGAAAGGTGAAG aCTTCCCAGCGAACAACATTGTAAAATTTTTGGTGGGCTTCACCAATAAGGGTACAGAGGATTTCATTGTTGAGTCTCTTGATGCTTCTTTCCGGTATCCTCAAGACTACCAGTTTTATATCCAGAACTTCACAGCTCTCCCACTGAATACAGTTGTTCCACCACAAAGACAAGCCACGTTTGAGTACTCTTTCATCCCTGCTGAGCCAATGGGTGGCCGTCCTTTTGGACTAGTTATCAATCTCAACTACAGAGATGTAAAT GGCAATGTGTTTCAAGATGCTGTCTTCAATCAAACTGTTACAATTATTGAGAAAGAAGATGGGCTGGATGGAGAAAC gatcTTCATGTACATGTTCCTCGCTGGACTTGGTCTACTTGTCATTGTTGGCCTACATCAGTTACTAGAATCTAGGAAG aggaaaagaccAGTACAGAAAGTAGAGATGGGAACGTCGAATCAGAATGATGTTGATATGAGCTGGATTCCCCAGGAAACTTTAAATCAAATAA ATAAAGCTTCACCGAGGAGGTTGCCCTACAAGAGGGCACAGAAGAGATCAGTGGGCTCTGATGAGTAA